From a region of the Zingiber officinale cultivar Zhangliang chromosome 4B, Zo_v1.1, whole genome shotgun sequence genome:
- the LOC121976284 gene encoding probable disease resistance protein RF45 encodes MYDADDIIDICMIEGGKLLKARALSGDEDEISSFEEIGIKLVNKCDGLPLAIKAIAGVLYHQNKAKWEEVLESDAWNMDQIEEELRPLYLSYEDLPSRFKQCFLYCSLYPQKDMFSMEIVQFWAAEGLIMSEEDNWRRDLPTQNQRTLEDLGEEIYRELLGRNLLEAKKDELSKSFFSMHDHFRSLCANLMREEGILYRHGREFKADDNVKVRRLSISCMGPMLVLPAQILRQACLRTLILTDSPQTKTIEDSVVQALLCLRVLDLSETSIEKIPDCIGELLHLRYLDLDGTNIREIPTTIGNLVNLQSLNIIRCKFLERLPVSITKLHNLRWLNMIGCPLLTYVPKGIGKLENIYSLYGFMIGQNDSTSEEGCDLEELKNLSKLRVLIILRLERAEKGASALANKPFLKDLTLSWMRPDEEEDDNGGGHDAQANEEEDGDGKDDGSGQRTETKEEEEDENEEVEDEGEEEEDENEEVDGEEEEKGWNEEQISKAERICNEMSQPSSTLVHLHFYDYPGRQFPSWMTSSSLAESFPNLTYLMLLGLPCCVELLPLGTLPQLKYLRIESANAITTIGSQFLGSRSSAFPKLEALRFEDMPRWEEWTFNGAPLSVKLFPSLMECAIIDCPMLRALPDGLHRATNLNQLGLLRTYELGEINNITLAYRLEVAKCRGLKKISNISSLRSLVVIECGDLECVENLNKLQHLIVECFETEQLPQWLPGLIERHNNTASTHRSLKKFEMACNLQLLMSCLEGNENWDILKHIPVVEIHTYSSKEYIRYTKDPYNYDTNIPSN; translated from the exons ATGTATGATGCCGATGATATTATTGATATTTGTATGATTGAAGGAGGAAAGTTATTGAAAGCTCGAGCTTTATCAG GAGATGAAGACGAGATATCAAGCTTTGAAGAAATAGGAATTAAACTTGTCAACAAATGTGATGGTTTGCCTCTTGCGATTAAAGCTATTGCAGGGGTTCTGTACcatcaaaacaaagcaaaatggGAGGAAGTTCTTGAAAGTGATGCATGGAATATGGATCAGATTGAGGAAGAATTAAGACCTTTATATTTGAGTTACGAAGACTTACCATCTAGATTCAAACAATGTTTTCTCTATTGCTCCTTGTACCCTCAAAAAGATATGTTTTCTATGGAGATTGTTCAGTTTTGGGCTGCTGAAGGTCTTATTATGAGTGAAGAAGATAACTGGAGGAGGGATCTTCCAACTCAAAACCAGAGAACATTGGAAGATCTAGGGGAGGAGATTTACAGGGAGTTACTTGGTAGGAATCTCTTAGAAGCTAAAAAGGATGAATTGTCCAAGAGTTTCTTCTCTATGCACGATCACTTCAGATCACTTTGTGCAAATTTAATGAGAGAGGAAGGGATTTTATATCGACATGGTAGAGAATTCAAAGCAGATGATAATGTGAAAGTTCGACGGCTGTCAATCTCTTGTATGGGGCCTATGCTAGTGTTACCGGCTCAAATTCTAAGACAAGCTTGTTTGAGAACTCTAATTCTCACGGACTCCCCTCAAACCAAGACAATCGAAGACAGTGTTGTGCAAGCATTACTGTGTTTGCGAGTTTTGGATCTCTCAGAAACATCAATTGAAAAGATTCCAGATTGCATTGGAGAATTGTTGCATTTAAGATATCTAGATCTCGATGGAACAAATATTCGTGAGATTCCGACAACTATCGGGAACCTTGTAAACCTTCAGAGTCTGAATATCATAAGGTGTAAGTTCTTGGAAAGACTTCCTGTGTCCATCACTAAGTTGCATAATCTAAGATGGCTTAACATGATTGGCTGTCCACTGCTCACTTATGTGCCCAAGGGAATTGGGAAACTGGAAAATATCTATAGCCTTTACGGATTTATGATTGGACAGAATGACTCAACCTCTGAAGAAGGTTGTGATTTAGAAGAGCTGAAAAATCTCTCCAAGTTGAGAGTCCTAATCATTCTGAGGCTTGAGAGGGCAGAAAAAGGAGCCTCTGCACTTGCAAACAAGCCATTTCTTAAGGACCTTACGTTGTCATGGATgcgaccagatgaggaggaagatgacAATGGTGGAGGGCACGATGCTCAagccaatgaagaagaagatggtgatgGCAAGGATGATGGCTCTGGACAACGAActgaaactaaagaggaagaagaagacgaaaATGAGGAGGTGGAGGATgagggtgaggaagaagaagacgaaaATGAGGAGGtggatggtgaggaagaagaaaaaggatgGAATGAGGAGCAAATCAGTAAAGCCGAGAGGATATGCAATGAAATGTCTCAGCCTTCATCAACCTTGGTCCACCTTCACTTCTATGACTACCCTGGCCGACAGTTCCCGAGTTGGATGACATCCTCTTCCTTGGCCGAATCTTTTCCAAACTTGACATATTTGATGCTTCTTGGTTTGCCGTGTTGTGTGGAGCTTCTTCCCTTGGGCACACTGCCTCAGCTCAAGTACCTCCGTATTGAAAGTGCAAACGCCATAACGACCATTGGGTCTCAATTTCTCGGATCGAGAAGCTCTGCATTTCCCAAACTTGAAGCGCTCCGATTCGAAGACATGCCCAGATGGGAGGAGTGGACATTCAATGGAGCACCTCTTTCAGTGAAGTTGTTTCCAAGTCTCATGGAATGTGCTATTATCGACTGCCCAATGCTAAGAGCTCTTCCTGACGGACTCCACCGAGCCACCAACCTCAACCAACTGGGCCTGCTTCGAACATATGAGCTAGGTGAGATTAACAACATTACCTTGGCTTACAGGCTTGAGGTCGCAAAATGCAGAGGGTTGAAGAAGATATCCAACATCTCGTCATTAAGATCTCTCGTGGTAATCGAATGTGGCGATTTGGAGTGCGTGGAGAATCTCAACAAGCTGCAGCATTTGATAGTGGAATGTTTTGAAACGGAGCAGCTCCCGCAGTGGTTGCCGGGCTTGATCGAGCGGCATAACAACACGGCAAGCACTCACAGGAGTTTGAAGAAGTTTGAGATGGCCTGCAATCTTCAACTGCTAATGAGCTGTCTCGAAGGCAATGAGAATTGGGACATTCTCAAGCATATTCCTGTTGTCGAAATACACACATACTCCAGCAAAGAGTACATCCGATACACCAAGGATCCCTACAACTATGATACAAACATTCCTTCTAATTGA